From a single Nissabacter sp. SGAir0207 genomic region:
- the aceK gene encoding bifunctional isocitrate dehydrogenase kinase/phosphatase encodes MEQSVESLTAHTILQGFDAQYGRFLEITAGAQQRFEQADWHGIQRAMKQRIHLYDHHVGLVVAQLHQIVGSRVEEPAFIGRVKAIYTTLLPEYPRYEIAESFFNSVYCRLFHHRAITPDTLFLFSSQPEGGTHTVARPLDRHLMPREGLPALFQGLLGTLPLRLPWEDLMRDVSAIVQVLEKRIGWRALADARIEIANELFYRNKAAWLVGKIRLGDRVLPLLLPIHHNGQGALFVDTCLTEPDEASIVFGFARAYFMVYAPHPAALVGWLREILPGKNLSELYMAIGCQKHGKTEYYREYLAFMVQHREQFIIAPGVKGMVMLVFTLPSFDRVFKVIKDRFAPQKEMSAARVRDCYQLVKEHDRVGRMADTQEYENFVIAKAAISPALLEELWREVPEKLEDLGDRLLIRHLYMERRMIPLNLYLAQADDAARRAAIEEYGNAIKQLAAANIFPGDMLFKNFGVTRHARVVFYDYDEICYMTEVNFRDIPPPRHPEEELGAEPWYSVAPNDVFPEEFRHFLCADRRNRALFEELHADLFSAAYWRSLQQRIRQGYIEDVFAYPHCQRFSQQ; translated from the coding sequence ATGGAGCAGAGCGTCGAGAGCCTGACCGCCCACACCATCCTGCAAGGGTTTGATGCCCAGTATGGACGCTTTCTGGAGATCACCGCCGGTGCCCAGCAGCGTTTTGAACAGGCGGACTGGCATGGCATACAGCGCGCCATGAAGCAGCGCATCCATCTCTATGACCACCATGTAGGGCTGGTGGTGGCGCAACTGCATCAGATTGTGGGCAGCCGGGTGGAGGAGCCAGCCTTTATCGGCCGGGTCAAGGCGATCTACACCACGCTGTTGCCGGAGTACCCGCGTTATGAGATTGCCGAAAGCTTTTTCAACTCCGTCTACTGTCGGCTGTTCCACCATCGGGCGATCACCCCGGACACGCTATTTCTCTTCAGTTCCCAGCCTGAAGGGGGCACCCACACGGTGGCGCGGCCGCTGGATCGTCATTTAATGCCGCGTGAGGGCCTTCCCGCGCTGTTTCAGGGGCTGTTGGGCACCCTGCCGCTGCGCCTGCCGTGGGAGGATCTCATGCGGGATGTTTCGGCCATTGTGCAGGTGCTGGAAAAACGCATTGGCTGGCGGGCGCTGGCTGACGCACGTATTGAGATCGCCAATGAGCTGTTCTACCGCAACAAGGCGGCGTGGCTGGTGGGCAAGATCCGTCTGGGCGATCGGGTGCTGCCGCTGTTGCTGCCGATCCATCACAACGGTCAGGGGGCGCTGTTTGTCGATACCTGCCTGACGGAGCCGGATGAGGCCAGCATTGTCTTTGGTTTTGCCCGCGCCTATTTCATGGTTTATGCGCCCCATCCAGCGGCGCTGGTGGGCTGGCTGCGCGAAATCTTACCGGGCAAAAACCTGTCAGAGCTGTATATGGCCATCGGCTGCCAGAAGCATGGCAAGACGGAGTATTACCGTGAGTATCTGGCCTTTATGGTCCAGCATCGCGAGCAGTTCATCATTGCGCCCGGCGTGAAGGGGATGGTGATGCTGGTGTTCACGCTGCCCTCCTTTGACCGGGTGTTCAAGGTGATCAAGGATCGCTTCGCCCCGCAGAAGGAGATGAGCGCGGCGCGGGTGCGGGACTGCTACCAGCTGGTCAAGGAGCATGACCGCGTGGGGCGCATGGCCGATACCCAGGAGTATGAAAATTTTGTGATAGCCAAGGCGGCCATCAGCCCGGCGCTGCTGGAGGAGTTGTGGCGAGAGGTGCCGGAGAAGCTGGAGGATCTGGGCGATCGCCTGCTGATCCGACACCTCTATATGGAGCGGCGCATGATCCCGCTGAACCTCTATCTGGCACAGGCAGATGACGCCGCGCGCCGTGCGGCGATTGAAGAGTATGGCAACGCCATCAAGCAGTTGGCCGCCGCCAATATCTTTCCCGGCGACATGCTGTTCAAAAACTTTGGCGTCACGCGCCATGCGCGGGTGGTGTTCTATGACTATGACGAGATCTGCTACATGACGGAGGTGAACTTCCGTGACATCCCGCCGCCGCGCCACCCTGAGGAGGAGCTGGGTGCCGAGCCGTGGTACAGCGTCGCGCCGAATGATGTCTTCCCGGAGGAGTTTCGCCACTTCCTGTGCGCTGACCGCCGTAACCGCGCGCTGTTTGAGGAGCTGCACGCCGATCTCTTCAGCGCCGCCTACTGGCGCAGCCTGCAACAGCGCATCCGGCAGGGATATATTGAGGATGTGTTTGCCTATCCGCACTGCCAGCGTTTCAGCCAGCAGTAG
- the aceA gene encoding isocitrate lyase has protein sequence MTLSRSQQTEMLEQQWRSPRWAGIVRPYAAEAVINLRGSVNPACSLAQLGAEKLWRLLHGEARKGYVNCLGALTGGQALQQAKAGLEAVYLSGWQVAADGNTAGQMYPDQSLYPADSVPAMIRRINHSFRRADQIQWANGIGPGDEGYIDYFLPIVADAEAGFGGVLNAFELMKSMIEAGAAAVHFEDQLAAVKKCGHMGGKVLVPTQEAIQKLVAARLAADVLDVPTLLVARTDADAADLLTSDCDPNDHPFLNGERTPEGFFRTHAGIEQAISRGLAYAPYADLVWCETSTPDLRAARQFADAIHARFPGKLLAYNCSPSFNWQKNLDDATIARFQDALAEMGYAYQFITLAGIHSMWFNMFDLAHAYARGEGMRHYVEKVQQPEFAAGQHGYTFASHQQEVGTGYFDKVTTLIQGGSSSVTALTGSTEERQF, from the coding sequence ATGACCCTTTCACGTAGCCAACAGACAGAGATGCTGGAGCAACAGTGGCGCAGCCCGCGCTGGGCGGGAATTGTTCGCCCCTATGCGGCAGAAGCGGTTATCAACTTGCGTGGCTCGGTAAACCCGGCCTGTAGCCTGGCGCAGCTGGGCGCGGAAAAACTATGGCGGCTGCTGCACGGTGAGGCGCGCAAAGGCTATGTGAACTGCCTGGGCGCGCTGACCGGTGGGCAGGCGCTGCAACAGGCGAAAGCCGGGCTGGAGGCGGTCTACCTCTCCGGCTGGCAGGTGGCGGCAGACGGCAACACCGCCGGCCAGATGTACCCGGATCAGTCGCTCTATCCGGCGGATTCCGTACCGGCGATGATCCGGCGCATCAACCACAGCTTCCGACGGGCAGACCAAATCCAGTGGGCAAACGGCATCGGGCCGGGGGATGAGGGGTATATCGACTACTTCCTGCCGATTGTGGCGGATGCTGAGGCCGGGTTTGGCGGCGTGCTGAATGCCTTTGAACTGATGAAAAGCATGATTGAGGCGGGCGCGGCAGCCGTGCACTTTGAAGACCAATTGGCGGCGGTGAAGAAGTGCGGCCATATGGGCGGGAAAGTGCTGGTGCCGACGCAGGAAGCGATCCAAAAACTGGTGGCGGCGCGTCTGGCGGCAGATGTGCTGGACGTGCCCACCTTGCTGGTTGCGCGTACCGACGCGGATGCCGCCGACCTGTTGACCTCAGATTGCGATCCCAACGATCACCCCTTCCTCAATGGCGAACGCACGCCGGAGGGCTTCTTCCGTACCCATGCTGGCATTGAGCAGGCCATCAGTCGCGGGCTGGCTTATGCGCCCTATGCCGATCTGGTCTGGTGTGAAACCTCGACCCCCGATCTGCGCGCCGCGCGCCAGTTTGCTGATGCCATTCACGCTCGCTTCCCCGGCAAGCTGCTGGCCTACAACTGCTCGCCCTCCTTCAACTGGCAGAAAAATCTGGACGACGCCACCATCGCCCGTTTCCAGGATGCGCTGGCAGAGATGGGCTATGCCTACCAGTTCATTACGCTGGCGGGTATCCACAGCATGTGGTTCAACATGTTTGACCTGGCCCATGCCTATGCGCGCGGGGAGGGGATGCGGCACTACGTGGAAAAGGTGCAGCAGCCGGAGTTTGCCGCTGGCCAGCATGGTTACACCTTTGCCTCGCACCAGCAGGAGGTGGGCACCGGCTACTTTGATAAGGTCACCACCCTGATTCAGGGCGGTAGCTCCTCGGTTACGGCGCTCACCGGCTCCACGGAAGAGCGGCAGTTCTGA
- the aceB gene encoding malate synthase A has translation MNQPTLTSPLHFTRMFRESDSKILTEPAIQFLNELVSKFMPRRNQLLVMRQQVQQQIDQGALPNFLSETASIRETEWKIRGIPADLCDRRVEITGPVERKMIINALNANVKVFMADFEDSLAPGWDKIMDGQTNLRDAVNGTLSYTNESGKIYQLKPNPAVLVCRVRGLHLPEKHVQWQGEAIAGCLFDFALYVFHNARALLEKGSGPYFYLPKTQSWQEAAWWAEVFSFAEDRLGLSRGTIKATVLIETLPAVFQMDEILYHLRDHIVGLNCGRWDYIFSYIKTLRNHPSRVLPDRQSVTMDKPFLDAYSRLLIKTCHRRGAFAMGGMAALIPSKDPARNAEVLEKVRADKMREAANGHDGTWIAHPGLADTVMEVFNQALGERQNQLDVLREEDAPITADQLLAPCDGERTEAGMRANIRVAVQYIEAWIGGNGCVPIYGLMEDAATAEISRTSIWQWIHHQKHLSDGRPVTEALFRQMLAEELETIRQELGAQRYDSGRFADAARLMAQITTQDTLVDFLTLPGYALLA, from the coding sequence ATGAACCAGCCCACACTGACTTCACCTTTGCACTTCACCCGCATGTTCCGGGAGAGCGACAGCAAAATCCTGACGGAACCCGCGATCCAGTTCCTTAACGAGCTGGTGAGCAAATTTATGCCGCGCCGCAACCAGTTACTTGTGATGCGACAACAGGTTCAGCAGCAGATCGATCAGGGTGCACTGCCCAATTTTCTTTCAGAAACGGCTTCCATTCGCGAAACAGAGTGGAAAATTCGTGGCATCCCTGCGGATCTGTGCGATCGACGGGTGGAGATCACCGGCCCCGTCGAGCGCAAAATGATCATCAATGCGCTGAATGCCAACGTGAAGGTCTTCATGGCAGATTTCGAAGATTCGCTGGCGCCAGGTTGGGACAAGATAATGGATGGCCAGACCAACCTGCGTGACGCGGTCAACGGCACCCTCTCTTACACCAATGAGAGCGGTAAAATCTACCAATTGAAGCCCAACCCCGCTGTGTTGGTCTGCCGGGTGCGCGGCCTACACTTGCCGGAGAAGCATGTGCAGTGGCAGGGTGAGGCGATTGCTGGCTGCCTGTTTGATTTTGCCCTCTACGTTTTCCATAACGCCCGTGCACTGCTCGAGAAGGGCAGTGGCCCCTACTTCTATCTGCCGAAAACCCAATCCTGGCAGGAAGCAGCTTGGTGGGCAGAGGTGTTCAGTTTTGCGGAGGATCGACTGGGCCTGTCACGGGGAACCATCAAAGCCACCGTCTTGATTGAGACCTTGCCAGCTGTATTCCAGATGGATGAGATCCTCTACCACCTGCGCGACCACATCGTTGGTCTGAACTGTGGGCGCTGGGACTACATCTTTAGCTATATCAAAACACTGCGAAACCATCCGTCGCGCGTCCTGCCCGATCGCCAGTCTGTCACCATGGATAAACCCTTCCTCGACGCTTACTCGCGGCTGCTGATAAAAACCTGCCATCGGCGCGGCGCCTTCGCTATGGGGGGCATGGCGGCCCTCATCCCGAGTAAGGATCCGGCTCGCAATGCTGAAGTGCTGGAGAAAGTGCGGGCCGACAAAATGCGCGAGGCGGCAAACGGTCATGATGGCACTTGGATTGCCCATCCGGGTCTGGCGGATACGGTGATGGAGGTGTTCAATCAGGCGCTGGGCGAGCGGCAGAACCAGCTCGATGTGCTGCGTGAAGAGGACGCCCCCATCACGGCCGACCAGTTGCTGGCACCCTGTGACGGCGAGCGCACGGAGGCGGGAATGCGCGCCAACATTCGCGTCGCGGTGCAGTACATCGAGGCGTGGATCGGCGGCAATGGCTGTGTGCCGATCTATGGCCTGATGGAGGATGCGGCAACGGCAGAGATTTCACGCACCTCTATCTGGCAGTGGATTCACCATCAAAAACACCTCAGTGATGGACGCCCGGTAACGGAAGCGCTGTTCCGACAGATGCTGGCTGAAGAGCTGGAGACCATCCGGCAGGAGCTGGGCGCACAACGCTACGACAGCGGGCGATTTGCCGATGCGGCGCGCCTGATGGCGCAGATCACCACCCAAGACACGCTGGTCGATTTCCTGACCTTGCCCGGCTACGCCCTGCTGGCGTAA
- the metA gene encoding homoserine O-succinyltransferase, with the protein MPIRVPDELPAVNFLREENVFVMTSSRAKTQEIRPLKVLVLNLMPKKIETENQFLRLLSNSPLQIDIQLLRIDSRESKNTPAEHLNNFYCNFEDVQNENFDGLIVTGAPLGLVDFNDVAYWPQIERIIHWAKEHVTSTLFVCWAVQAALNVLYGLPKMTRETKLSGVYQHQTLQPHALLTRGFDETFLAPHSRYADFPAHTLRELTDLDILAESEEAGAYLFATKDKRMAFVTGHPEYDAGTLAGEYLRDISAGVEAVLPVNYFTNDNPDLPPKASWRSHGHLLFSNWLNYYVYQITPFDLRQMNPTLD; encoded by the coding sequence ATGCCGATTCGGGTTCCGGATGAGTTACCAGCCGTGAATTTCTTGCGTGAAGAGAATGTCTTTGTCATGACCTCTTCACGAGCAAAAACACAAGAGATCCGTCCGTTAAAGGTTCTGGTGCTCAATCTGATGCCGAAGAAAATCGAGACTGAGAATCAGTTTCTACGGCTGCTTTCCAACTCCCCGCTGCAAATCGACATCCAGTTGCTGCGCATCGACAGCCGTGAGTCAAAAAACACGCCGGCTGAGCATCTCAATAATTTCTACTGCAACTTTGAAGATGTGCAGAATGAAAACTTCGATGGCCTGATTGTGACTGGCGCCCCATTAGGACTGGTCGATTTTAATGATGTGGCTTACTGGCCGCAGATTGAACGCATCATTCACTGGGCGAAGGAGCATGTCACTTCCACTCTGTTTGTCTGTTGGGCAGTACAGGCCGCACTGAACGTGCTGTATGGCTTGCCGAAAATGACACGTGAAACCAAGCTGTCGGGCGTGTACCAGCATCAGACGCTGCAACCACACGCGCTGCTGACCCGTGGTTTCGATGAGACCTTCCTGGCGCCCCATTCACGTTATGCCGACTTCCCGGCGCACACGCTGCGTGAACTGACCGACCTGGATATTCTGGCCGAATCAGAAGAGGCGGGCGCTTACCTGTTCGCGACTAAAGATAAGCGCATGGCGTTTGTTACCGGCCACCCAGAGTATGATGCTGGCACGCTGGCTGGTGAATACCTACGGGATATCTCCGCGGGCGTAGAGGCGGTGCTGCCTGTGAATTACTTCACCAATGACAACCCTGACCTGCCGCCGAAAGCGAGCTGGCGCAGTCATGGTCATCTGCTGTTTTCCAACTGGCTGAACTACTACGTTTATCAGATCACGCCGTTTGATCTGCGCCAGATGAACCCCACGCTCGACTGA
- the purH gene encoding bifunctional phosphoribosylaminoimidazolecarboxamide formyltransferase/IMP cyclohydrolase — MQQRRPVRRALLSVSDKAGIVEFAQALSQRGVELLSTGGTARLLADAGLPVTEVSDYTGFPEMMDGRVKTLHPKVHGGILGRRGQDDAIMQQHDISPIDMVVVNLYPFAQTVARPDCSLEDAVENIDIGGPTMVRSAAKNHKDVAIVVKSSDYRAILREMDDNDNSLTLKTRFDLAIKAFEHTAAYDSMIANYFGTLVPAYHGETQEPSGQFPRTLNLNYIKKQDMRYGENSHQKAAFYIEEEINEASVATAEQLQGKALSYNNIADTDAALECVKEFSEPACVIVKHANPCGVAIGSSLLDAYERAYKTDPTSAFGGIIAFNRELDAETAKAIISRQFVEVIIAPSVSEEALALTASKQNVRVLRCGEWSGRHAALDFKRVNGGLLVQDRDLGMVAARDLRVVSQRQPTEQELRDALFCWKVAKFVKSNAIVYARDNVTIGIGAGQMSRVYSAKIAGIKAADEGLEVKGSVMASDAFFPFRDGIDAAAAVGVTCVIQPGGSIRDDEVIAAANEHGIAMLFTDMRHFRH; from the coding sequence ATGCAACAACGTCGTCCTGTTCGCCGCGCACTGCTCAGTGTTTCTGACAAAGCCGGTATCGTCGAATTCGCCCAAGCTCTGTCTCAGCGTGGGGTTGAATTGCTCTCTACAGGCGGAACCGCCCGTCTGCTGGCAGACGCGGGTCTGCCGGTCACTGAAGTGTCTGACTACACCGGTTTCCCGGAAATGATGGATGGACGCGTCAAAACCCTGCACCCGAAAGTCCACGGCGGCATTTTGGGCCGTCGCGGTCAGGACGATGCGATCATGCAACAGCATGACATCTCGCCTATCGACATGGTGGTCGTTAACCTCTATCCCTTTGCCCAGACCGTGGCCCGCCCGGACTGCTCATTGGAAGATGCGGTAGAGAATATTGATATCGGCGGCCCAACCATGGTGCGCTCCGCTGCCAAGAACCATAAAGATGTCGCCATTGTGGTGAAGAGCAGCGACTACCGTGCCATCCTGCGTGAGATGGACGACAACGATAACTCCCTGACGCTGAAGACCCGCTTTGACCTGGCGATTAAGGCCTTCGAGCATACTGCCGCCTATGACAGCATGATCGCCAACTACTTCGGTACTCTGGTGCCAGCGTACCACGGTGAAACCCAAGAGCCGTCTGGCCAGTTCCCGCGTACCCTGAACCTGAACTACATCAAGAAGCAGGATATGCGCTACGGTGAGAACAGCCACCAGAAAGCCGCCTTCTATATAGAAGAAGAGATCAACGAGGCCTCCGTGGCCACGGCCGAGCAGTTGCAGGGCAAAGCGCTCTCCTATAACAACATTGCCGATACCGATGCGGCACTGGAGTGCGTGAAAGAGTTCAGCGAGCCGGCCTGTGTGATCGTCAAGCACGCCAACCCGTGTGGCGTGGCAATTGGCAGCTCCCTACTGGATGCCTATGAGCGCGCCTATAAGACTGACCCGACCTCAGCCTTCGGCGGCATCATTGCCTTTAACCGTGAGCTGGATGCTGAGACCGCCAAGGCGATCATCAGCCGCCAGTTTGTGGAGGTGATCATCGCCCCGTCAGTGAGTGAAGAGGCGCTGGCGCTGACGGCCAGCAAGCAGAATGTGCGTGTGCTGCGCTGCGGCGAGTGGAGCGGCCGCCATGCGGCGCTGGACTTCAAGCGCGTCAACGGTGGCCTGCTGGTGCAGGATCGCGATCTTGGTATGGTCGCCGCCCGTGACCTGCGCGTGGTGTCCCAGCGCCAGCCGACTGAGCAGGAGCTGCGCGACGCGCTGTTCTGCTGGAAAGTGGCGAAATTCGTGAAATCCAACGCCATCGTCTATGCGCGCGATAACGTCACTATCGGCATTGGTGCAGGCCAGATGAGCCGCGTCTACTCCGCCAAAATCGCCGGCATCAAAGCCGCGGACGAAGGGCTGGAGGTAAAAGGCTCGGTCATGGCGTCAGACGCCTTCTTCCCGTTCCGTGATGGCATTGATGCCGCTGCGGCCGTGGGCGTGACCTGCGTGATCCAGCCGGGTGGCTCTATCCGTGATGACGAAGTGATTGCCGCCGCCAATGAGCACGGCATCGCCATGCTGTTCACCGACATGCGCCATTTCCGCCACTAG
- the purD gene encoding phosphoribosylamine--glycine ligase has product MNILIIGNGGREHALAWKASQSPLADKVFVAPGNAGTALEPLLVNVDIAATDVNGLLEFAKQNEIGLTIVGPEAPLVIGVVDAFRAAGLKIFGPTQAAAQLEGSKAFTKDFLARHAIPTAEYHNFTDVELALAYVRSKGAPIVIKADGLAAGKGVIVAMTLEEAEAAVTDMLAGNAFGDAGHRIVVEEFLDGEEASFIVMVDGTHVLPMATSQDHKRVGDGDTGPNTGGMGAYSPAPVVSEEIHQRIMEQVIYPTVRGMAAEGNTYTGFLYAGLMISADGQPKVIEFNCRFGDPETQPIMLRLRSDLVELCLAGAEGDLSGKSSDWDERPALGVVLAAGGYPGNYPTGDVIHGLPLEEVSDGKVFHAGTRLQDEQVVTSGGRVLCVTALGETVAAAQRRAHQLAESIQWQGCFCRHDIGYRAIARESQQDK; this is encoded by the coding sequence ATGAATATCTTGATTATCGGTAACGGTGGCCGCGAACACGCGCTGGCCTGGAAAGCCTCCCAATCCCCGCTGGCGGATAAAGTCTTTGTCGCACCGGGCAATGCTGGCACCGCCCTGGAGCCGCTGCTGGTGAATGTCGATATCGCCGCCACGGACGTCAACGGCCTGCTGGAGTTCGCCAAACAGAATGAGATTGGCCTGACCATCGTTGGCCCGGAAGCGCCGCTGGTGATTGGCGTGGTAGACGCCTTCCGCGCCGCGGGCCTAAAGATCTTCGGCCCGACGCAAGCGGCTGCCCAATTGGAAGGCTCCAAGGCGTTCACCAAGGACTTCCTGGCGCGCCATGCCATTCCGACAGCGGAGTACCACAATTTTACTGACGTCGAGCTGGCGCTGGCCTATGTGCGCAGCAAGGGCGCGCCGATTGTCATCAAGGCCGACGGTCTGGCGGCGGGCAAAGGGGTGATTGTTGCTATGACGCTGGAAGAGGCGGAAGCGGCAGTGACTGACATGCTGGCAGGCAATGCCTTTGGCGACGCCGGCCACCGCATCGTGGTTGAGGAGTTCCTGGACGGCGAAGAGGCCAGCTTTATCGTGATGGTCGATGGCACCCACGTCTTGCCGATGGCCACCAGCCAGGATCACAAACGCGTTGGCGATGGCGATACCGGCCCGAACACCGGCGGCATGGGCGCTTACTCCCCTGCCCCGGTGGTCTCTGAAGAGATCCACCAGCGCATCATGGAACAGGTGATCTACCCGACCGTGCGCGGCATGGCGGCGGAAGGCAATACCTACACCGGTTTCCTCTACGCCGGCCTGATGATCTCCGCCGACGGCCAGCCGAAGGTGATTGAGTTCAACTGCCGCTTTGGCGACCCGGAGACCCAGCCGATCATGCTGCGTCTGCGTTCCGATCTGGTTGAACTGTGTCTGGCGGGCGCGGAAGGCGACCTGAGCGGCAAAAGCTCTGACTGGGACGAGCGCCCGGCGCTGGGCGTCGTGCTGGCCGCGGGCGGCTATCCGGGCAACTACCCGACAGGCGACGTGATCCACGGCCTGCCGCTGGAAGAGGTTTCAGATGGCAAGGTGTTCCACGCCGGTACCCGCTTGCAGGATGAGCAGGTGGTGACCAGCGGTGGCCGCGTGCTGTGCGTCACCGCGCTGGGCGAAACCGTGGCCGCCGCGCAGCGTCGCGCCCACCAGCTGGCCGAGAGCATCCAGTGGCAGGGCTGCTTCTGCCGCCATGACATCGGCTACCGTGCGATTGCACGGGAAAGCCAGCAGGATAAATAA
- a CDS encoding DUF1481 domain-containing protein has product MFARRCLIATLLASGLAGCSFHDDPPTFTASGYIADQGINRLWRQDDAQNHPQTLINVYSPYRGKETVITRYEYQDNLLHQIRETHLGPEGETIQIRFDREGQVSFMQRQRASGRQKLSADDIGRYQYQAQAVRELSDTLRAGQVSLNQGRWNQGVITLCSGETVKPQFGAYSQVWLAKRASQSNDRLGLAWLSAPEGTELLLVANEDFCRWEPKPDNL; this is encoded by the coding sequence TTGTTTGCCCGCCGCTGCCTGATCGCCACCCTTCTGGCGAGCGGCCTGGCGGGCTGTAGTTTCCACGACGATCCCCCCACCTTCACTGCCAGCGGTTACATCGCTGATCAGGGCATCAACCGCCTTTGGCGTCAGGATGATGCTCAGAACCATCCACAAACGCTTATCAATGTCTACAGCCCCTATCGTGGCAAAGAGACGGTCATCACGCGCTACGAGTATCAGGACAATCTCCTGCACCAGATCCGCGAGACCCATCTTGGCCCAGAGGGGGAGACCATCCAGATCCGCTTTGACCGTGAGGGGCAGGTGAGCTTTATGCAGCGCCAGCGAGCCAGCGGTCGGCAGAAGCTCTCTGCGGATGATATTGGCCGCTACCAGTATCAGGCGCAGGCCGTGCGTGAGCTGAGCGATACCCTGCGCGCCGGGCAGGTTAGCCTGAATCAGGGGCGCTGGAATCAGGGCGTCATTACCCTGTGCAGTGGTGAGACGGTGAAACCTCAATTCGGTGCCTATTCACAAGTCTGGCTGGCGAAACGGGCGAGTCAGTCCAATGACCGGCTGGGGCTGGCGTGGCTGAGCGCGCCGGAAGGCACGGAACTGCTGCTGGTGGCGAATGAGGATTTCTGCCGCTGGGAACCCAAGCCCGACAATCTGTAA
- the hupA gene encoding nucleoid-associated protein HU-alpha — protein MNKTQLIDVIADKADLSKAQAKAALESTLNAITESLKDGDAVQLVGFGTFKVNHRSERTGRNPQTGKEIKIAAANVPAFVSGKALKDAVK, from the coding sequence ATGAATAAGACTCAACTGATTGATGTAATCGCAGACAAGGCTGATCTGTCCAAGGCTCAGGCTAAAGCCGCACTGGAATCAACCCTGAACGCGATTACTGAGTCTCTGAAAGACGGTGATGCAGTACAATTGGTTGGCTTCGGGACGTTCAAAGTAAACCATCGTAGCGAGCGCACTGGCCGCAACCCGCAAACCGGTAAAGAAATCAAAATCGCTGCTGCAAACGTACCGGCTTTCGTTTCTGGCAAGGCACTGAAAGACGCTGTTAAATAA
- a CDS encoding YjaG family protein codes for MLQNPIHLRLEKLESWQHVTFMASLCERMYPNYQMFCLQTGFGDPQVYRRILDLVWETLVVKDAKVNFDSQLEKLEEAIPSAEDYDLYGVYPAIDACIALGELIHSRLSGETYSHAVAISETSIRTVAMLEMTQAGKEMTDAELKIVPAVEEEWDIQWEIFRLLAACEERDLELIKGLRSDLREAAVSNIGINLTQ; via the coding sequence ATGTTACAAAACCCGATCCACTTGCGGCTTGAAAAGCTGGAGAGCTGGCAACACGTCACCTTTATGGCCAGCCTGTGCGAGCGCATGTACCCCAACTATCAGATGTTCTGTCTGCAAACCGGTTTTGGCGATCCACAAGTCTATCGCCGCATTTTGGATCTGGTTTGGGAAACGCTGGTGGTAAAGGATGCCAAGGTCAATTTTGACAGCCAGCTCGAGAAGCTGGAAGAGGCGATCCCTTCGGCAGAAGATTACGATCTTTACGGCGTTTACCCGGCAATCGATGCCTGTATCGCATTAGGGGAACTTATCCACTCGCGACTTAGCGGCGAGACTTACTCTCACGCCGTGGCAATCAGCGAAACTTCCATTCGAACCGTCGCCATGCTGGAGATGACTCAGGCAGGCAAAGAGATGACCGACGCAGAACTGAAAATTGTGCCAGCTGTCGAGGAAGAGTGGGATATCCAATGGGAAATTTTCCGCTTGCTGGCTGCCTGCGAGGAGCGTGACCTGGAATTGATTAAGGGGTTACGTTCTGACCTGCGCGAAGCAGCGGTCAGTAACATTGGGATAAATTTAACGCAATAA
- the nfi gene encoding deoxyribonuclease V (cleaves DNA at apurinic or apyrimidinic sites) yields the protein MIDTQALRQEQIIKAAEVIRHDDYEFEQPAFIAGADVGFEQEGEVTRAAIALLRYPSLELVEYRIARIKTTMPYIPGFLSFREYPALLAAWDQLQQKPDLLFVDGHGISHPRRLGVASHFGLLVNVPTIGVAKRRLCGKFEPLGPEVGAKQPLMDKGEQLAWVWRSKARCNPLFVATGHRVGLDSALAWVERCTRGYRLPEPTRWADAVASNRPAFQRWQALPPALGIEE from the coding sequence TTGATTGATACTCAGGCGTTGCGTCAGGAGCAGATAATCAAGGCGGCGGAAGTGATCCGCCATGATGATTATGAGTTTGAGCAACCGGCGTTCATCGCCGGGGCGGATGTCGGGTTTGAGCAGGAGGGGGAGGTGACACGCGCCGCCATCGCCCTGCTGCGCTACCCCTCGCTGGAGCTGGTGGAGTACCGCATCGCGCGGATCAAGACCACCATGCCCTATATTCCGGGCTTTCTCTCCTTCCGTGAGTACCCGGCCCTGCTGGCCGCCTGGGATCAGTTGCAACAGAAGCCTGACCTGCTGTTCGTTGATGGCCACGGCATCTCCCACCCGCGCCGGCTGGGCGTTGCCAGTCACTTTGGCCTGCTGGTAAACGTGCCAACCATCGGCGTGGCGAAGCGCCGCCTGTGCGGCAAGTTCGAGCCGCTGGGGCCGGAGGTCGGGGCGAAGCAGCCCTTGATGGACAAGGGCGAACAGCTGGCGTGGGTGTGGCGCAGCAAGGCGCGCTGCAACCCGCTGTTTGTCGCCACCGGCCACCGCGTCGGCCTCGACAGCGCGCTGGCATGGGTGGAGCGCTGCACGCGTGGCTACCGCCTGCCGGAACCCACCCGCTGGGCAGACGCGGTGGCCTCCAACCGGCCCGCGTTCCAGCGCTGGCAGGCCCTGCCGCCCGCTTTAGGAATCGAAGAATAG